AGCGCATAGGAAGTGGAATGCCCCTGCCTGTCGGCCACAAGCGCGCCGGTCTGCCTTTTCGTGATCGGGCCCTGCCATGGCTCATAGCCATCGAAGAGATGATTGAGAAGTCCTGTGCCTCTCGTGTCAGTAAGGAACTGAGACCTGAAACCGATGAGTCCCCGTGAGGGTATCCTGAATTCGAGTCTTGCCCTGCCGTAACCGTTGTTCAGTATCTTCTGCATGATGCCTTTTCTCATTCCCACCTTCTGGGTGACGACACCGATATATTCCTCGGGCACATCGATCACCAGCAATTCCACAGGTTCATGAATCACACCATCAACAGTCTTCGTGATGCTCTCGGGCATGGAGACCGACATCTCGTACCCCTCCCTCCTCATCATCTCAATCAGAATGGCAAGCTGGAGTTCACCCCGTCCCATGACTTTGAAGGAATCCATATTGTCGAAGTCAATGCTGATCGATACGTTATGGAGAAGCTCCTTTTCCAGTCTTTCCCGCAGCTGCCTTGATGTCACATATCTGCCGTCCCGTCCCGAAAAGGGAGAGGTATTAGCGGAAAAGACCATAGAAATGGTGGGTCTGTCCACCTGTATTCTGGGAAGCGGCTTTGGAGTTTCCACGTCAGTGACAGTATCTCCTATGTTGATTCCCTCGATGCCGGCAAGGGCGATGATTTCCCCGGCGGATACCTTCTTTGCCTCAATCCTCTCAAGTCCCTGGAAAGTGAAGAGGGATGAAATCTTTGTCCTTGACAGTTCGTTTTCTTCCTTTATCAACGAGACATGATCACCTGCGTGTACCGTGCCTGAAAACACGCGGCCTATGGCAAGCCTGCCTATGTAATCGTCGTAGTCGATGTTGGTCACGAGGATCTGAAGAACATCATCCCTGCTGCCGGAAGGTGGAGGAATGGTATCGACGATCGTATCGAAGAGCGGCTTGAGATCTTCGGAACTGTCATCCATGGAACGTTTCGCAATGCCCAGTTTCGCATTTGTATAAAGTACGGGAAATTCGAGCTGCGTTTCGGTTGCGTCAAGGTCGATGAACAGGTCGTAGACCTCATTCAGGACAGCCTGAATACGTGCGTCAGACCGGTCAATTTTATTAATTACAAGGATTGGCGGGAGGTTGAGTTCGAGGGCTTTTTTCAGGACAAACCTTGTCTGCGGCAGAGGCCCCTCTGACGCATCAACCAGCAGCAATACACCGTCAACCATCTTGAGGGTCCTCTCGACTTCGCCGCCAAAATCTGCATGCCCTGGGGTGTCCACGATATTGATCTTGACACCGTGGTAACTGACCGCGGTATTCTTGGCCATGATCGTGATTCCGCGCTCCCGCTCAAGGTCGATGTTGTCCATAATGCGCTCCTGTACCTTTTCGTTGGAGCGGAAAATACCGGCCTGTTTCATCATTCCGTCAACAAGCGTCGTCTTGCCATGATCGACATGGGCAATGATAGCGATATTCCTTAAATCAGTACTGTTCATCACACAACACTCCTTTGTCCTGCCTTTTTTAATCTGCCTTTGGAGAATCATAAGAACTCCCTCAGCATCTCAAGAGAGATGAAGAGTATCGGCAATATCTCTGGTGGTACAGAGCAATAGGCAACTTGATATTTTAAATCAGGCAGAAAAAAAAAGATAGACCGTTGTTTGATTCATTCCAGTCGTTGTGCAAATCTGCCGGAGTGCCGCAATGAGTATAACACCGAATGCATTGACAGGTGGTGCAATGATATTCTTCTGATGATCACTGACACACATGATTCCGGAAGGGCGGTCTTTGAAAAACGGGAATAAAAATGGCTAACTTTCTGAAAACAGGAGGGAAAAAAGGTGCCTTAATTTTAGGCAATATGGAGAAACGCACGAATGATCAAGTGTATCCGGAACATGAAGTGCGGGTTATTAACATTCCCTGTTAATAAATCGGAATGACAGGAACCATTCGGCGTATCACCATGCTTTTTTGAAGTTTTTGTTTTTGCCAAATCCACCTGTTTTTCCGTGGAAGTCCGCCCTCGGATGGCGGGGTGTTGCTTCAGATACCGAAAGGGGCTTTCCAAGAAAAATCCTGCCGTTCAGTTCTGAAATCGCTTCCTTCGCCTCATGTGCATCCGCCATTTCGACAAAGCCGAATCCTTTGGAGGATTTTATTTTTACCGAGATCACCTCTCCGTAATCCGAGAAAATATCCCTTATATCCTGCTCCGTTGCATTCGAAATGTTCGCGACATAAATCTTTTTTTCCATTTCTGTGCTCCTTTTTGAACCTGAAATAACCACACTGAGGATTTTCTACGCTAACAAAACTGCAGATTGTTGTCAAATCTCACACGAGAAGGTATGTCTGCAGAGCGTATTCAGAACGAAACGAGAAATCTCTTTCCCGGCTTACTCTGGCGCTGCCTCGCGACTTCAGTCGGAATGACCGTGCGTATCGCGGGATATGGGTAATCATTAGAAACTGAATTTGCTACAATATGAGGAAAGTTTTGCATGCAACCGTTCTCTATATTCATGCACGGTGAACGCAACAGAGCTTGTTGCAGAGTTTATGAATAAATACATATTTCAACACCCGATA
The window above is part of the Nitrospirota bacterium genome. Proteins encoded here:
- the typA gene encoding translational GTPase TypA; the encoded protein is MNSTDLRNIAIIAHVDHGKTTLVDGMMKQAGIFRSNEKVQERIMDNIDLERERGITIMAKNTAVSYHGVKINIVDTPGHADFGGEVERTLKMVDGVLLLVDASEGPLPQTRFVLKKALELNLPPILVINKIDRSDARIQAVLNEVYDLFIDLDATETQLEFPVLYTNAKLGIAKRSMDDSSEDLKPLFDTIVDTIPPPSGSRDDVLQILVTNIDYDDYIGRLAIGRVFSGTVHAGDHVSLIKEENELSRTKISSLFTFQGLERIEAKKVSAGEIIALAGIEGINIGDTVTDVETPKPLPRIQVDRPTISMVFSANTSPFSGRDGRYVTSRQLRERLEKELLHNVSISIDFDNMDSFKVMGRGELQLAILIEMMRREGYEMSVSMPESITKTVDGVIHEPVELLVIDVPEEYIGVVTQKVGMRKGIMQKILNNGYGRARLEFRIPSRGLIGFRSQFLTDTRGTGLLNHLFDGYEPWQGPITKRQTGALVADRQGHSTSYALYHLQPRGVLFIKENTPVYEGMIIGENSRENDLDVNVIKEKKLTNMRAANADEALQLIPARILSLEQAIDFIKEDELIEVTPESIRLRKKILQANKRHMNPKKPEMKEAFV
- a CDS encoding RNA-binding protein translates to MEKKIYVANISNATEQDIRDIFSDYGEVISVKIKSSKGFGFVEMADAHEAKEAISELNGRIFLGKPLSVSEATPRHPRADFHGKTGGFGKNKNFKKAW